The Paenibacillus dendritiformis region CTGCTTATGCGGATTCCTCCCAGCCGGAGGATCCGCTTCCGATTGTCGCCGACCAAGGCTTATATTCGATAGATATTTATCCGGAACGTCATAAGCTGATCGTACGGGCACAAGGTGAAAAATTCAAGACGTATACTGTCGCCGTCGGCAATCCGGCTACCCCTACTCCTGCCGGAGAATACAAGATTGTATATAAAGGAAAGGATTGGGGGCCTTCCTTCGGTCCCCGCTGGCTCGGATTAAATGTCCCGTGGGGATATTACGGCATTCACGGGACGAACAAGCCTTATTCCATCGGGCAGCATCTGAGCCACGGCTGCGTCCGGATGCGCAATCGGGATGTCATCGAGCTGTTCGAGCTCGTTCCGGTCGGCACGAAGGTGACGATTCACGGGCATGTGTTGGGCGGGCTGAAGCATGATCCGAGAGTCGTAGCCGAAGGCGACGTAGGCGGAGATGTGCAGTTGATCC contains the following coding sequences:
- a CDS encoding L,D-transpeptidase family protein, translated to MKHSVPSYRYRALIIAMAVVLLSLTAGIHHISAYADSSQPEDPLPIVADQGLYSIDIYPERHKLIVRAQGEKFKTYTVAVGNPATPTPAGEYKIVYKGKDWGPSFGPRWLGLNVPWGYYGIHGTNKPYSIGQHLSHGCVRMRNRDVIELFELVPVGTKVTIHGHVLGGLKHDPRVVAEGDVGGDVQLIQSRLKSAGYFKGVCNGKFRADTTYAVKRFQRDRQLPQDGVVTIRVYEELGLYE